A region from the Vicia villosa cultivar HV-30 ecotype Madison, WI linkage group LG3, Vvil1.0, whole genome shotgun sequence genome encodes:
- the LOC131660200 gene encoding mitogen-activated protein kinase homolog NTF3 → MATPVEPPNGIRAEGKHYYSMWQTLFEIDTKYVPIKPIGRGAYGIVCSSVNRETNEKVAIKKIQNAFENRVDALRTLRELKLLRHLHHENVIALKDIMMPVNRSSFKDVYLVYELMDTDLHQIVKSSQTLSNDHCQYFLFQLLRGLKYLHSANILHRDLKPGNLLINANCDLKICDFGLARTNCSKNQFMTEYVVTRWYRAPELLLCCDNYGTSIDVWSVGCIFAELLGRKPIFPGSECLNQLKLIINILGSQREEDIEFIDNPKAKRYIKSLPYSPGTPFSRLYPNAHPLAIDLLAKMLVFDPTKRISVMEALQHPFMASLYDPNCDPPAIIPIDLDIDEDLGEEMIRELMWNEMVHYHPGSAMGNAALSS, encoded by the exons ATGGCAACTCCGGTCGAGCCTCCAAACGGGATAAGGGCGGAAGGGAAGCATTATTATTCCATGTGGCAGACGCTATTTGAGATCGACACTAAATATGTGCCGATTAAGCCGATTGGTCGGGGAGCGTATGGGATTGTGTGTTCTTCTGTTAATAGGGAGACAAATGAGAAAGTTGCGATCAAGAAGATACAGAACGCGTTTGAGAATCGTGTTGATGCGCTTAGGACTTTGCGGGAGCTTAAACTGCTTCGACATCTTCATCATGAGAATGTTATTGCTTTGAAGGATATTATGATGCCTGTTAATAGGAGTAGTTTTAAGGATGTTTATCTGGTTTATGAACTCATGGATACCGATTTGCATCAGATTGTTAAATCTTCTCAAACGTTGTCTAATGATCACTGCCAATATTTCCTCTTTCAG TTGCTTCGGGGTTTGAAATATCTACACTCAGCTAACATCCTTCATCGTGACTTGAAACCGGGAAATCTTCTGATTAATGCAAATTGTGACCTAAAAATATGTGATTTTGGGTTAGCTCGCACAAACTGCAGCAAGAACCAGTTCATGACGGAGTATGTTGTCACTCGGTGGTATAGGGCACCAGAGCTTCTACTTTGCTGTGACAACTATGGGACATCTATTGACGTATGGTCAGTTGGATGCATCTTTGCAGAGCTCCTCGGACGAAAACCTATTTTCCCTGGTTCAGAGTGTCTCAACCAACTAAAGCTTATTATCAATATCCTTGGTAGTCAAAGGGAGGAGGATATCGAGTTTATTGATAATCCTAAAGCAAAGAGGTACATCAAATCACTTCCATATTCTCCCGGAACCCCCTTTTCCAGACTTTACCCTAATGCACATCCTCTGGCAATTGATCTGCTAGCTAAGATGCTTGTTTTTGATCCCACAAAGAGGATTAGCGTTATGGAAGCACTTCAACACCCATTCATGGCCTCTCTCTATGATCCTAATTGTGATCCTCCAGCCATCATTCCAATTGATCTTGACATTGATGAGGATCTAGGGGAAGAGATGATAAGGGAGTTGATGTGGAATGAAATGGTTCATTACCATCCTGGATCTGCTATGGGAAATGCAGCGTTGTCGTCTTGA